From Rutidosis leptorrhynchoides isolate AG116_Rl617_1_P2 chromosome 3, CSIRO_AGI_Rlap_v1, whole genome shotgun sequence, a single genomic window includes:
- the LOC139902950 gene encoding uncharacterized protein isoform X1, protein MKEDQTSIESQIQQAMRARSQHFRDQAESVSFVGVRRLLEQDLGLDTYALDVHKKYVKQLLEKYLSGTEDDDNVSKGSEQKKSKEVKVEEDEQLKEQPVTEDVAKVENSSQMELLSENEIAKSVKSENSGAAVDKIPTEVMIKDALWNKATYFRSKSEELTMASVRRIVEEELKLDKFSLDSFKKLISKQLDEILNSENEAPNKTGVDFGSDKLDSQVKPKKKLVPKAKLKKTEELKKLKRPAQEADRTKKKKIKTSEQTSSEKNNVSESGDESESHAKKSVKVSIFFSYTCLIIQSVNYI, encoded by the exons GTCAGTATCTTTTGTGGGAGTTAGAAGATTACTGGAGCAAGACTTGGGTTTAGATACATATGCATTGGATGTACATAAGAAATATGTTAAACAATTGTTGGAGAAG TACTTGAGTGGTACCGAAGATGATGACAATGTCTCCAAGGGTTCAGAACAAAAaaagtcaaaagaagtcaaagttgAAGAGGATGAGCAACTTAAAGAGCAACCGGTAACAGAAGACGTTGCAAAAGTTGAAAACTCATCTCAAATGGAACTTTTGTCAGAAAATGAAATAGCCAAATCTGTAAAGTCTGAAAATTCAGGGGCTGCAGTGGACAAAATACCTACCGAGGTCATGATAAAGGACGCCCTTTGGAACAAAGCAACTTATTTTAGATCGAAATCTGA GGAACTTACAATGGCGAGTGTCCGTCGAATTGTGGAGGAAGAACTTAAACTCGATAAGTTTTCTCTTGATTCGtttaaaaaactaataagtaagCAATTAGACGAG ATTTTAAATTCTGAAAATGAGGCTCCAAACAAGACTGGCGTTGATTTTGGAAGTGATAAATTAGATTCTCAAGTAAAACCGAAAAAGAAATTGGTCCCAAAAGCAAAACTTAAAAAAACTGAAGAACTCAAGAAACTTAAAAGGCCTGCGCAAGAAGCTGATCGAACAAAGAAAAAAAAGATCAAGACTTCAGAACAAACATCTTCTGAGAAGAACAACGTATCAGAATCTGGTGATGAATCTGAATCACAtgctaaaaaatctgtgaaagttagtATATTTTTCTCTTATACGTGTTTGATAATTCAAAGTGTCAACTATATCTAA